The Bacillus vallismortis genome window below encodes:
- the bslB gene encoding biofilm surface layer hydrophobin BslB, translating to MLKRTSFVSSLFISSAVLLSILLPSGQAHAQSASIEAKTINSTKEWTTSDIEVTYKPNAVLSLGAVEFRFPDGFHATTRDSVNGRTLKETQILNDGKTVRLPLTLDLLGATEFDLVMVRKTLPRAGTYTIKGDVVNGLGIGSFYAETQLVIDPR from the coding sequence ATGTTAAAAAGAACTTCATTCGTATCTTCACTATTCATCAGTTCAGCTGTTTTACTATCAATCTTGCTTCCTTCAGGCCAAGCTCATGCGCAGTCTGCATCAATTGAAGCTAAAACGATCAACAGCACAAAAGAGTGGACCACTTCCGATATTGAAGTGACGTATAAACCAAACGCGGTACTTTCTCTAGGAGCGGTAGAATTCCGATTTCCTGACGGGTTCCATGCCACGACAAGAGATTCAGTGAATGGAAGAACACTGAAAGAAACACAGATTTTAAACGATGGAAAAACAGTTAGACTCCCGCTTACGCTTGATTTATTAGGCGCAACTGAATTTGACCTCGTCATGGTGCGCAAAACCCTTCCGCGCGCAGGCACTTACACGATTAAAGGCGATGTTGTGAACGGTTTGGGAATCGGCAGTTTTTACGCTGAAACGCAGCTGGTGATTGACCCTCGTTAA
- a CDS encoding dTDP-4-dehydrorhamnose 3,5-epimerase family protein, giving the protein MIDGVKVKKLTKHSDDRGFFAELVRDDENLLEHFGQASWSKSYPGVIKAFHYHEKQDDLWFFPTGHAQVVLYDLREDSKTKGETGVYYMGEDNPMLLLIPKGVAHGYRVLGEKPLTIIYFTTMSYNADQPDEKRIPWNDETIGFNWNTEFR; this is encoded by the coding sequence GTGATTGATGGAGTCAAGGTGAAAAAATTGACGAAGCACAGTGATGACAGAGGATTTTTTGCCGAGTTGGTTCGGGATGATGAGAACCTTCTTGAGCATTTCGGGCAGGCCTCTTGGTCGAAAAGCTATCCAGGTGTGATTAAGGCATTCCATTATCATGAGAAGCAAGATGATCTTTGGTTCTTCCCAACCGGCCATGCTCAGGTTGTCCTTTACGATCTTCGAGAGGACTCAAAGACAAAAGGAGAAACTGGCGTTTATTACATGGGCGAAGATAACCCGATGCTATTATTGATCCCTAAAGGGGTTGCCCACGGATACAGAGTGCTGGGAGAGAAGCCGCTGACGATTATCTACTTCACGACCATGTCGTATAACGCGGATCAACCTGATGAAAAAAGAATTCCGTGGAATGATGAGACGATCGGTTTTAACTGGAATACCGAATTCAGATAA
- the rfbD gene encoding dTDP-4-dehydrorhamnose reductase, which yields MTKVLVTGAGGQLGRELCRQLKQTGYEVIALTKKMMNIADQRSVRHSFGHYQPDIVVNAAAFTSVDQCETELDKAYLINGIGAYYTALEATRIGAQYVHISTDYVFDGKGTQPYREDDPPNPNTIYGKSKKLGEELIRLATKDSTIIRTSWVYGHGGSNFVQTMLKLAETKQELRVVSDQMGSPTYTKDLAEAVIKLFSHPPGIYHVSNSGICSWYEFAKAIMEESGLATVILPVTTEEYGNKTPRPAYSVLSHQAIEEAGIRPRHWREALRAYLRERSSARD from the coding sequence TTGACAAAGGTATTGGTGACTGGTGCGGGAGGACAGCTTGGCCGGGAACTGTGCCGCCAGCTGAAGCAAACTGGATATGAGGTCATTGCATTAACAAAGAAGATGATGAACATTGCTGACCAGCGCTCAGTACGGCATTCGTTTGGCCATTATCAGCCGGATATCGTGGTTAATGCGGCCGCGTTTACATCGGTTGATCAATGCGAGACAGAACTTGATAAAGCGTACTTGATTAACGGAATCGGCGCTTATTATACAGCTCTTGAGGCAACCCGCATCGGCGCTCAATATGTTCATATCAGCACGGACTATGTATTCGACGGGAAAGGAACCCAGCCATACAGGGAAGACGATCCTCCAAATCCAAATACCATCTACGGCAAAAGCAAAAAGCTCGGAGAAGAACTGATTCGATTAGCGACAAAAGACAGCACGATCATCAGAACGTCGTGGGTGTACGGACACGGCGGCAGCAATTTCGTTCAAACCATGCTGAAGCTTGCTGAAACGAAACAAGAGCTGCGGGTTGTAAGCGATCAAATGGGTTCGCCGACCTATACAAAGGATTTAGCGGAAGCGGTCATCAAGCTGTTCAGCCATCCGCCGGGCATTTATCATGTCAGCAATTCAGGCATATGCAGCTGGTATGAATTTGCGAAGGCCATTATGGAAGAAAGCGGGCTGGCCACAGTCATTTTGCCTGTCACGACTGAAGAATACGGAAACAAAACGCCCCGTCCGGCTTATTCTGTTCTGAGCCATCAGGCCATTGAAGAAGCCGGCATTCGCCCTCGCCATTGGCGAGAAGCGTTACGGGCATATTTGCGGGAAAGGAGCAGTGCACGTGATTGA
- the rfbB gene encoding dTDP-glucose 4,6-dehydratase, protein MAKSYLITGGAGFIGLTFTKLMLKETDARITVLDKLTYASHLEEMEKLKENSRFRFVKGDISVQEDIDRAFDETYDGVIHFAAESHVDRSISQAEPFITTNVMGTYRLAEAVLQGKAKKLIHISTDEVYGDLEAEDPAFTETTPLSPNNPYSASKASSDLLVLSYVKTHKLPAIITRCSNNYGPYQHSEKMIPTIIRHAKQGLPVPLYGDGLQIRDWLFAEDHCRAIKLILEKGTDGEVYNIGGGNERTNKELASIIMKHLGCEELFAHVEDRKGHDRRYAINASKLKNELGWRQEVPFEKGIARTIRWYTDNDR, encoded by the coding sequence ATGGCAAAATCATATTTAATTACGGGCGGGGCCGGCTTCATCGGGCTCACGTTTACAAAGCTCATGCTGAAGGAAACGGATGCGCGCATTACCGTTTTAGATAAACTGACGTACGCCAGCCACTTGGAGGAAATGGAAAAATTAAAGGAAAACAGCCGATTTCGCTTTGTGAAAGGGGATATCAGTGTTCAGGAGGATATCGACCGCGCGTTTGATGAGACGTATGACGGCGTGATTCACTTCGCTGCGGAATCGCATGTAGACAGAAGCATTTCCCAAGCAGAGCCGTTTATCACCACAAATGTCATGGGAACATACCGATTGGCGGAAGCGGTTTTGCAGGGAAAAGCCAAGAAGCTGATTCATATTTCAACAGATGAGGTGTACGGGGATTTAGAAGCGGAAGATCCCGCGTTTACTGAAACGACGCCGCTTTCTCCTAATAACCCATATTCAGCCAGCAAGGCAAGCTCTGATTTGCTTGTGTTATCTTATGTCAAAACCCACAAGCTTCCGGCCATTATTACACGATGCAGCAACAATTACGGCCCTTACCAGCACAGCGAAAAAATGATTCCGACGATTATCCGCCATGCGAAGCAAGGACTTCCAGTTCCGCTGTACGGCGATGGGCTCCAGATCCGAGATTGGCTGTTTGCGGAGGATCATTGCCGCGCCATCAAGCTGATTTTAGAAAAAGGAACAGATGGTGAGGTGTATAACATCGGCGGCGGGAATGAACGCACAAATAAAGAGCTGGCGAGCATCATCATGAAGCATTTGGGCTGTGAGGAATTGTTCGCACACGTGGAAGACCGAAAAGGGCATGACCGGCGCTATGCGATCAATGCATCAAAGCTGAAAAACGAACTGGGCTGGCGGCAGGAAGTGCCGTTTGAAAAAGGCATTGCGCGTACGATTCGCTGGTATACCGACAATGACCGATGA
- a CDS encoding sugar phosphate nucleotidyltransferase — protein MKGVILAGGNGSRLMPLTKAVNKHLLPVGPYPMIYWSIMKLEEAGIKDILLISQKDHMPQFFKLLGNGEELGVTITYQVQPAASGISDGLSYAKRFTKKESFILLLGDNIFEDSLKPFTERFEQQGKGAKVLLKEVDDPERFGIAEIDEKNKRIRSIIEKPAHPPTNLCVTGIYMYDAEVFSYIEQISPSKRGELEITDVNNLYIENSQLTYDVLSGWWVDAGTHESLHLASQLVHRALQKGQDEQ, from the coding sequence GTGAAAGGTGTAATTTTAGCCGGAGGAAACGGCTCACGCCTTATGCCCTTAACGAAAGCCGTCAACAAGCATTTGCTTCCTGTAGGCCCGTATCCGATGATTTACTGGTCGATTATGAAGCTGGAGGAAGCCGGAATAAAAGACATTTTACTCATCAGCCAAAAAGATCATATGCCGCAGTTTTTCAAGCTGCTTGGGAACGGGGAAGAGCTTGGCGTCACAATCACTTATCAGGTCCAGCCTGCCGCATCGGGTATTTCGGATGGGCTGTCTTATGCAAAACGCTTTACGAAAAAAGAGTCTTTCATTTTATTATTAGGTGATAATATATTCGAAGATTCATTAAAGCCTTTTACGGAGCGCTTTGAACAGCAGGGAAAAGGAGCAAAGGTGCTGCTGAAAGAAGTTGATGATCCGGAGCGCTTCGGGATTGCTGAAATTGATGAGAAAAACAAGCGGATTCGTTCCATTATCGAGAAGCCCGCACATCCGCCGACCAACCTTTGCGTAACCGGCATTTATATGTATGATGCGGAGGTATTTTCGTATATTGAACAAATATCACCGTCAAAGCGCGGCGAGCTGGAAATCACTGATGTGAATAATCTATACATCGAAAACAGCCAGCTTACGTATGATGTGTTATCAGGCTGGTGGGTCGATGCCGGAACTCACGAATCGCTTCATCTCGCCTCTCAGCTTGTACACCGGGCTTTACAGAAAGGACAGGACGAACAGTGA
- a CDS encoding PseG/SpsG family protein, with the protein MHIGIVADGGYEKGMGHVVRMKRLAEELKQRYLITFYTNQESEPFLHEEHWHVIVKPELRQDEFILREIKNKHLDLLLFDILDAPAELLRKIKAETDAKIVLFEEKNEKAIQLSDAVINGIYGDIRSRSYDQGNTRIYEGPDYLILHPAFQTARNDYKLRKKCRNILVALGGSDPKQLIFKVLAAADQVPAMKDKNMIFVMGSASPHQEALRRLIQKKPQYTVIGQTSDMAGVMKQADAAIVAGGISLYEAICIGVPCLVLSQVEHQTATAKTFAEQGAALDLGLGELVSDETLIYQMSRISSSYPLRRSLHKGGRPLVDGKGIKRVKAILQDLYDQKL; encoded by the coding sequence ATGCATATTGGGATCGTCGCAGACGGCGGTTATGAAAAGGGAATGGGCCATGTTGTCCGGATGAAGAGGCTCGCGGAAGAACTCAAACAGCGCTACTTGATTACGTTTTACACGAATCAGGAGTCTGAACCATTTCTTCATGAAGAGCATTGGCATGTCATCGTAAAACCGGAGCTGCGGCAGGATGAATTTATTCTCCGGGAAATAAAAAACAAGCACCTTGATCTGCTTTTGTTTGATATTCTCGATGCGCCTGCTGAGCTATTAAGGAAAATAAAGGCGGAAACAGATGCAAAAATCGTACTCTTTGAAGAGAAAAATGAAAAAGCGATTCAGCTAAGTGACGCAGTCATCAACGGAATTTACGGTGATATCAGAAGCAGGTCGTACGATCAGGGAAACACCCGCATCTATGAAGGCCCTGATTATCTCATTCTTCACCCCGCCTTCCAGACCGCAAGAAATGATTACAAACTGAGGAAAAAATGCCGCAATATTCTTGTTGCGCTGGGAGGAAGCGATCCGAAGCAGCTTATTTTTAAAGTGCTGGCTGCAGCCGATCAAGTCCCCGCCATGAAAGATAAAAACATGATTTTTGTGATGGGGAGCGCTTCACCGCATCAAGAAGCGCTCCGAAGGCTGATTCAAAAGAAGCCGCAGTACACGGTGATCGGGCAGACAAGTGATATGGCGGGTGTCATGAAACAAGCGGATGCAGCCATTGTAGCCGGCGGCATCTCCTTGTACGAAGCCATTTGCATCGGTGTGCCGTGCCTTGTTCTTTCTCAGGTTGAGCACCAAACGGCAACAGCCAAAACATTCGCTGAACAAGGCGCCGCTCTTGATCTTGGTCTCGGAGAGCTTGTATCGGATGAAACGCTCATCTATCAGATGTCACGAATCAGCAGCAGCTATCCTCTTCGCCGTTCTTTGCACAAGGGAGGGAGGCCGCTCGTGGATGGCAAAGGCATCAAGCGGGTAAAAGCTATTCTTCAAGATTTGTATGATCAAAAGCTATAA
- a CDS encoding glycosyltransferase family protein: protein MNDILFIIQARMGSTRLPGKVLRPLGSNRLLDILVHRVRKSAFYQKDRDNLVIATSDKETDDILEAHCVKYGFRVFRGSEERVLDRFVQVIKAVKPTVVIRLTGDNPFVDPELLDFMIAAHLDQGADYTYIRHTPLGISGEVVSAKLLTDISRIQALEDQYQEHVTLYVRNHPDLYRVQFIEAPEQFRAPQYRLTIDTKEDYESIKALYQKAGERPDVSASELINLLNRNPDAAIEREAE, encoded by the coding sequence ATGAATGACATTCTCTTTATCATCCAAGCCAGAATGGGTTCAACACGGCTTCCGGGAAAAGTGCTGCGTCCGCTCGGGTCCAATCGTTTACTCGATATTCTCGTTCACCGTGTCCGGAAAAGCGCGTTTTATCAAAAGGATCGGGATAATCTTGTCATCGCCACGTCTGACAAAGAAACTGACGACATCTTAGAGGCGCACTGTGTGAAATATGGCTTTCGCGTTTTCCGCGGCAGCGAGGAACGTGTTCTCGACAGGTTTGTGCAGGTCATTAAAGCTGTCAAACCGACAGTGGTCATCCGGTTAACGGGTGATAATCCGTTTGTCGATCCGGAGCTGCTCGATTTCATGATAGCGGCGCATCTTGATCAAGGAGCGGATTATACGTATATCCGGCACACTCCGTTAGGGATTAGCGGGGAAGTGGTCAGCGCCAAGCTGTTAACAGACATCAGCCGTATTCAGGCGTTGGAGGATCAATATCAGGAGCATGTCACGTTATATGTAAGGAACCATCCAGATCTTTATCGCGTTCAGTTTATAGAGGCGCCGGAACAATTTCGCGCCCCTCAATACCGGCTGACCATCGACACAAAGGAAGACTATGAATCGATAAAGGCCCTTTATCAAAAAGCAGGCGAGCGTCCCGATGTATCCGCCTCCGAGCTCATCAACCTGCTGAACCGGAACCCTGATGCGGCAATCGAACGAGAGGCTGAATAG
- a CDS encoding N-acetylneuraminate synthase family protein: MATFQIANKTVGKDAPVFIIAEAGINHDGKLDQAFALIDAAAEAGADAVKFQMFQADKMYQKDPGLYKTAAGQDVSIFSLIQSMEIPAEWISPLLDYCREKQVIFLSTVCDEGSADLLQSTSPSAFKIASYEINHLPLLKYVARLNRPMIFSTAGAEISDVHEAWSTIRAEGNDQIAIMHCVAKYPAPPEYSNLSVIPMLAAAFPDAVIGFSDHSEHPTEAPCAAVRLGAKLIEKHFTIDKNLPGADHSFALNPDELKEMVEGIRKTEAEMKQGIRKPVSERLLGSSYKTTTAIEGEIRQFAYRGIFATAPIQKGEVFSEDNIAVLRPGQKPQGLHPRFFELLTGGVRAVRDIPSDTGIVWDDILMKDSPSHE; the protein is encoded by the coding sequence ATGGCAACGTTTCAGATCGCGAATAAAACTGTGGGCAAAGACGCTCCTGTATTTATTATTGCCGAGGCGGGAATTAATCATGACGGAAAGCTTGATCAGGCTTTTGCGCTGATTGATGCAGCGGCGGAAGCCGGCGCGGATGCCGTGAAATTTCAAATGTTCCAGGCTGATAAGATGTACCAGAAAGATCCTGGTTTGTACAAAACAGCGGCTGGCCAGGACGTCTCTATTTTTTCTTTGATTCAATCCATGGAAATTCCCGCTGAGTGGATTTCCCCGCTTTTGGATTACTGCCGCGAAAAGCAGGTGATCTTTTTAAGCACAGTATGTGACGAAGGGTCAGCCGACCTGCTTCAGTCCACCTCGCCGAGCGCTTTTAAAATCGCATCCTATGAAATTAACCATCTTCCGCTGCTCAAATATGTCGCCCGACTGAACAGGCCGATGATATTCTCGACAGCCGGAGCGGAAATTTCTGATGTTCACGAAGCGTGGAGCACCATCAGGGCAGAGGGCAACGATCAAATCGCCATTATGCATTGTGTGGCGAAATACCCTGCGCCGCCGGAGTACAGCAACCTCAGCGTCATTCCGATGCTTGCCGCCGCTTTTCCTGATGCTGTGATCGGCTTCTCCGATCACAGCGAGCACCCGACTGAAGCGCCGTGTGCCGCGGTTCGGCTCGGAGCAAAACTGATAGAAAAGCATTTTACGATCGATAAAAATCTGCCGGGCGCTGACCACTCGTTTGCGTTAAATCCGGACGAATTAAAAGAAATGGTCGAAGGAATCAGGAAAACCGAGGCCGAGATGAAACAAGGAATCAGGAAGCCGGTATCTGAAAGACTGCTAGGCAGTTCATACAAAACCACAACCGCCATCGAAGGAGAAATCCGACAATTTGCATACAGAGGAATTTTTGCAACAGCTCCGATACAAAAAGGCGAAGTTTTTAGTGAAGACAATATCGCAGTGCTGCGCCCCGGACAAAAGCCGCAGGGGCTGCACCCGAGATTTTTTGAGCTGCTGACCGGCGGCGTTCGGGCTGTAAGAGACATCCCGTCCGATACAGGCATTGTCTGGGACGACATTTTAATGAAGGACAGCCCATCTCATGAATGA
- a CDS encoding GNAT family N-acetyltransferase — MYTVKENVSKEAIESFLHSRQLTLDVPYQFSLGLFENSGLQGVLLYEDSLWEGKILQKKVMNVKLLAANSTGQLKRLFQAFYSVRQMDETDFIFVRVPAEDIGAAHVIQQQPSSYFVGSLLKLANPPSLYDKTPPFFELGPPEPEDTEAICELARDSFTKSRYFQDPYLSREAASKIFQEWTRNNLNGRAAVNVAAKHNGEVIGYLQGLSREDECILDLMAVKPGFEGKRVAFHLLANLIEHPLIQKHKTVTAGTQLHNVRAIRLYERMGFTAEQSYYYYHIWPGKEAK; from the coding sequence GTGTACACGGTAAAAGAAAATGTCTCCAAAGAGGCGATTGAGAGTTTTCTCCACAGCAGGCAGCTTACACTGGACGTTCCCTATCAATTTTCCCTCGGCCTTTTTGAAAACAGCGGGCTCCAAGGCGTCTTGCTTTATGAAGACTCTCTGTGGGAAGGCAAGATTCTTCAGAAGAAAGTCATGAACGTCAAGCTTCTGGCGGCAAACAGCACCGGGCAGCTGAAGAGGCTGTTTCAAGCGTTTTATTCTGTAAGGCAAATGGATGAAACGGATTTTATCTTTGTTCGCGTTCCGGCTGAAGATATCGGAGCCGCGCATGTGATACAGCAGCAGCCGTCCTCTTACTTTGTCGGCAGTTTGCTGAAGCTGGCGAATCCCCCGTCTTTATATGACAAAACACCGCCATTTTTTGAACTGGGTCCGCCTGAGCCCGAAGACACAGAAGCGATATGTGAGCTGGCCCGCGACTCGTTTACCAAAAGCAGATATTTTCAAGATCCTTATCTCAGCCGCGAAGCAGCAAGCAAAATTTTTCAGGAGTGGACACGAAACAATCTGAATGGAAGGGCCGCTGTCAATGTTGCCGCTAAGCATAATGGCGAGGTCATCGGTTATCTTCAGGGCTTATCCAGAGAAGATGAATGTATTCTCGATTTGATGGCTGTGAAGCCGGGATTCGAAGGCAAACGTGTCGCGTTTCATTTATTGGCGAATCTCATAGAACACCCGTTGATCCAGAAGCATAAAACGGTAACAGCGGGGACGCAGCTTCACAATGTAAGGGCGATCCGCCTTTATGAAAGAATGGGCTTCACCGCTGAACAATCGTATTACTATTATCATATTTGGCCGGGCAAGGAGGCGAAATAA
- a CDS encoding DegT/DnrJ/EryC1/StrS aminotransferase family protein has protein sequence MVQKRNHFLPYSLPLIGKEEIQEVTETLESGWLSKGPKVQQFEKEFASFVGAKHAVALNSCTAALFLALKAKGIGPGDEVITSPLTFSSTANTIIHTGATPVFADIDENTLNIDPVKLEAALTPRTKAVVPVHFGGQSCDMDAILVIAQKHGLFVLEDAAHAVYTTYKQRMIGSIGDATAFSFYATKNLATGEGGMLTTDDEELADHIRVLSLHGMSKAAWNRYSSNGSWYYEVESPGYKMNMFDLQAALGLHQLKRLDEMQKRREEIAGRYQAAFQQISGLITPFVHDDGRHAWHLYVLQVDEKQAGVTRSEMITALKDEYNIGTSVHFIPVHIHPYYQKRFGFKEEDFPIAMNYYKRTLSLPLYPSMSDEDVNDVIEAVRAIVKGAG, from the coding sequence ATGGTGCAAAAGAGAAATCATTTTCTTCCTTACTCTTTACCGTTAATCGGCAAGGAAGAAATTCAGGAGGTTACAGAAACGCTTGAATCGGGATGGCTCTCCAAAGGCCCGAAGGTTCAGCAGTTTGAAAAAGAGTTTGCCTCGTTTGTCGGGGCGAAGCACGCCGTGGCGCTGAATTCATGTACGGCCGCCTTATTTTTGGCTTTGAAAGCAAAAGGAATCGGGCCGGGTGACGAGGTCATTACCTCTCCGCTTACGTTCAGCTCGACCGCCAATACAATTATTCATACAGGAGCGACGCCTGTGTTTGCGGACATTGACGAAAACACGCTCAATATTGATCCGGTAAAGCTTGAGGCGGCCCTCACACCGCGAACGAAAGCAGTTGTACCCGTCCACTTTGGCGGGCAGTCCTGCGATATGGATGCGATATTGGTAATTGCCCAAAAGCATGGCTTATTCGTTCTTGAGGATGCGGCACATGCTGTGTATACGACTTATAAGCAAAGAATGATCGGTTCTATCGGGGACGCGACGGCATTCAGCTTTTACGCCACCAAAAACCTGGCGACAGGGGAAGGCGGCATGCTGACGACAGACGATGAGGAGCTTGCCGATCACATCCGGGTGCTGAGCCTTCACGGCATGAGCAAAGCCGCGTGGAACCGTTATTCTTCAAATGGCAGCTGGTATTATGAAGTCGAATCGCCCGGCTATAAGATGAACATGTTTGATCTGCAGGCGGCTCTCGGTCTTCATCAGCTGAAACGTCTGGATGAGATGCAGAAACGGAGAGAAGAGATTGCCGGCCGCTACCAAGCCGCTTTTCAGCAGATTTCGGGACTGATCACGCCGTTTGTCCATGATGACGGCAGGCACGCTTGGCATTTATATGTTCTGCAAGTGGATGAAAAACAGGCCGGTGTCACGCGCAGCGAAATGATTACGGCTTTAAAGGATGAATACAATATCGGCACAAGCGTTCATTTTATTCCCGTGCACATTCATCCGTATTATCAAAAGCGATTCGGGTTTAAGGAAGAGGACTTCCCGATCGCGATGAATTACTATAAACGAACCCTGTCGCTCCCGCTTTATCCATCAATGTCTGACGAGGATGTAAATGATGTCATTGAAGCTGTGCGGGCTATCGTAAAAGGGGCTGGTTAA
- a CDS encoding CDP-glycerol glycerophosphotransferase family protein — MSAYLSNYWVLYRKYVELFDRLRYKGIPLGLISNFYQYISPELRVMMDEEPELFGAVDQHIDEGQIQPFFEEKIRSIAKINNIPGKGKVILHFDYLRFTNENYYQFDPEKTAVLARWSLPDYCDLPVISKREITESCQKGDPKPYLETACSILAPFDDHPAFGDQAFRDRLYKDIPLFMEAIDTVDALFEQEKISAVVVGTAEDIYSRVLALTCEKRGAVSICLQHGALMGDEAFIPVFTTYQAVFGAYEAEWFKRKGCKPEQILVTGHPRFDQIFNRTPIDMSVFYRKLAFHPSKKIVLIATQPFSEDFYSGLLEELSDQKQLQIIIKPHPWEIGKNKLDLYHAAAKKHNACRVIKKEMELYDLLPYADAAVTQTSTVGLEAMLFQKPALIGKSSGTRTYPYYESLGGFIFDQPDELARTLIAVLRSPSVHQKAEEARLAFTAANYPVAESTNALFAELKDKTGVDYRREDTE; from the coding sequence TTGTCGGCCTATTTAAGCAATTATTGGGTGCTGTACCGGAAGTATGTAGAGCTTTTTGACAGACTTCGCTACAAGGGGATTCCGCTTGGGCTTATCAGTAATTTTTATCAATACATCAGCCCGGAGCTAAGGGTGATGATGGATGAAGAGCCGGAGTTATTCGGAGCGGTGGATCAGCATATCGATGAAGGGCAGATTCAGCCGTTTTTTGAAGAAAAAATACGAAGTATAGCCAAAATAAACAACATACCAGGTAAGGGAAAAGTCATTTTGCACTTTGATTATCTGCGTTTTACAAACGAAAATTACTATCAGTTCGATCCTGAAAAAACAGCTGTTTTGGCCCGGTGGAGTTTGCCTGATTATTGTGATCTGCCTGTGATAAGCAAGCGTGAGATTACGGAATCATGCCAAAAAGGTGATCCGAAGCCGTATCTCGAAACAGCCTGTTCGATTCTCGCCCCTTTTGATGACCACCCTGCATTCGGTGATCAAGCGTTTCGCGATCGGCTTTACAAAGATATACCTTTATTTATGGAAGCCATTGATACGGTTGATGCGCTGTTTGAGCAGGAGAAGATTTCTGCTGTTGTCGTCGGAACGGCAGAAGATATTTACAGCAGGGTGCTCGCTCTTACGTGTGAAAAGAGAGGGGCCGTCAGCATTTGTCTTCAGCATGGCGCATTGATGGGAGATGAAGCCTTCATTCCTGTTTTTACAACCTATCAGGCTGTTTTTGGCGCTTATGAAGCGGAGTGGTTCAAACGAAAAGGCTGTAAACCTGAGCAGATTCTCGTAACGGGACATCCCCGCTTCGATCAGATATTTAACAGAACCCCTATCGACATGTCCGTATTCTATCGAAAACTTGCTTTTCATCCATCCAAAAAAATCGTGCTTATTGCGACCCAGCCTTTTTCGGAAGATTTTTATTCCGGTTTGCTAGAAGAGCTTTCTGATCAGAAACAGCTGCAAATCATCATCAAACCCCACCCTTGGGAAATCGGGAAAAATAAGCTGGATCTGTATCACGCTGCGGCGAAAAAACATAATGCCTGCAGAGTCATCAAAAAGGAGATGGAGCTGTATGATTTGCTGCCGTATGCTGACGCGGCAGTGACGCAAACCTCAACAGTCGGACTTGAAGCCATGCTGTTTCAAAAACCTGCATTGATCGGGAAATCATCCGGAACCCGCACGTATCCGTATTATGAATCTCTTGGCGGTTTTATATTTGATCAGCCGGATGAACTGGCGCGCACCTTGATTGCGGTTCTTCGAAGTCCCTCAGTGCATCAAAAAGCAGAAGAGGCGCGTCTGGCATTCACAGCAGCTAATTACCCGGTGGCAGAATCAACAAATGCCTTATTTGCGGAATTGAAAGACAAAACAGGGGTTGATTACAGGCGGGAAGATACTGAATAA
- the spsA gene encoding spore coat dTDP-glycosyltransferase SpsA — MPKVSVIMTSYNKSDYVAKSISSILSQTFSDFELFIMDDNSNEETLNVIRPFLNDNRVRFYQSDVSEVKERTEKTRYAALINQAIEMAKGEYITYATDDNVYMPDRLLKMVKELDDHPEKAVIYSASKTYHLNEDRDIVKETIRPAVHVTWNAPCAIDHCSVMHRYSVLEKVKEKFGSYWDESPAFYRIGDARFFWRVNHFYPFYPLAEELDLNYITDQSIHFQLFESEKNEFVRNLPPQRNCRELRESLKKLGMG; from the coding sequence TTGCCGAAAGTATCAGTCATTATGACGAGTTATAACAAAAGCGATTATGTGGCAAAGTCCATTTCCAGCATACTTTCACAAACGTTTTCCGATTTTGAATTGTTTATTATGGATGACAACTCCAATGAAGAGACGCTAAATGTAATCCGTCCTTTTTTGAATGATAACCGAGTGCGTTTTTATCAAAGCGATGTATCTGAAGTAAAGGAAAGAACGGAAAAAACAAGATACGCGGCGCTGATCAATCAGGCGATTGAGATGGCCAAGGGTGAATATATCACCTATGCGACGGATGACAACGTCTATATGCCGGACCGGCTCTTAAAAATGGTGAAGGAGCTCGATGATCATCCTGAAAAGGCTGTGATTTACTCAGCCTCCAAAACCTATCACTTAAACGAGGATCGCGACATTGTAAAAGAAACTATCAGGCCGGCCGTTCACGTGACGTGGAACGCGCCGTGCGCCATCGACCATTGCTCGGTGATGCACAGGTATTCTGTGCTTGAGAAGGTAAAGGAGAAATTTGGCTCCTATTGGGATGAAAGCCCGGCGTTTTACAGGATCGGGGATGCCCGGTTCTTTTGGAGGGTCAACCATTTTTATCCGTTTTACCCGCTGGCTGAGGAGCTGGATCTGAATTATATTACCGACCAATCGATTCACTTTCAGCTGTTTGAATCAGAAAAAAATGAATTCGTCAGGAACCTTCCTCCGCAGCGCAATTGCCGAGAGCTGCGTGAATCATTAAAAAAGCTTGGGATGGGGTGA